One window from the genome of Polynucleobacter sp. MWH-Svant-W18 encodes:
- the nusA gene encoding transcription termination factor NusA, with protein sequence MSREVLMLADALAREKNVDQAIVFEALEMALASATKKRYPNEDVDIRVSIDRESGEYETFRRWLVVPNEAGLQEPDKEILQFEAQEQLADMEVGDYIEEQIESLAFGRIGAQAAKQVILQRIRDAEREQILNDYLERGEKVMTGTVKRADKNGLIIESGRVEALLRRDQMIPKENLRSGDRVRAYILKVDREARGPQIELSRTCPEFLIKLFENEVPEMEQGLLEIKGAARDPGIRAKIAVVTYDKRIDPIGTCVGVRGTRVTAVRNEVAGEAVDIVLWSEDPAQFVIGALAPAQVSSIVVDEERHAMDVVVDEENLAIAIGRSGQNVRLASDLTGWQINIMTPEESAEKTEKEASSVRQLFMDKLDVDQEVADILIEEGFNTLEEVAYVPLSEMLEIDSFDEDTVNELRTRARDSLLTMELAKEERIGEVSQDLRSLEGMTTELIAKLAENQVHTRDDLAELAVDELVEATQIDEETAKTLIMKAREHWFTS encoded by the coding sequence ATGAGCCGAGAAGTTCTCATGTTGGCAGACGCGCTAGCGCGTGAAAAGAACGTTGATCAAGCTATTGTGTTCGAGGCGCTAGAAATGGCGTTGGCATCGGCCACAAAGAAGCGCTATCCCAATGAAGATGTGGATATTCGTGTATCGATTGACCGTGAGTCAGGCGAATACGAAACTTTCCGTCGCTGGTTGGTGGTTCCTAATGAAGCCGGTCTCCAAGAGCCTGATAAAGAGATTTTGCAATTCGAAGCCCAAGAGCAATTGGCTGATATGGAAGTCGGCGACTACATTGAAGAGCAAATTGAATCCTTGGCATTTGGCCGTATCGGCGCACAAGCTGCCAAGCAAGTGATCTTGCAACGCATTCGTGATGCTGAGCGCGAGCAGATTTTGAACGACTACCTAGAGCGTGGCGAAAAAGTCATGACTGGTACCGTAAAGCGTGCTGATAAGAATGGTTTGATTATTGAATCTGGCCGTGTTGAAGCATTGTTGCGTCGCGATCAAATGATTCCAAAAGAGAATTTACGTTCTGGTGACCGTGTGCGTGCTTACATCCTCAAAGTGGATCGTGAAGCTCGTGGCCCCCAGATTGAACTTTCCCGTACCTGCCCTGAGTTCTTGATCAAGTTATTTGAGAATGAAGTTCCAGAGATGGAACAAGGCTTGTTAGAGATTAAGGGCGCAGCCCGTGACCCCGGTATTCGCGCCAAGATTGCTGTAGTGACTTACGACAAGCGTATCGACCCAATTGGCACCTGCGTTGGTGTTCGTGGCACACGCGTTACTGCAGTACGTAACGAAGTGGCTGGCGAAGCAGTGGATATCGTGTTGTGGTCTGAAGATCCGGCCCAGTTTGTGATTGGTGCTTTGGCTCCAGCGCAAGTCTCTTCAATCGTGGTTGACGAAGAGCGTCACGCGATGGATGTGGTGGTTGATGAAGAAAACTTGGCAATCGCCATTGGCCGTAGCGGACAAAACGTACGTTTGGCAAGTGATTTGACTGGTTGGCAGATCAACATCATGACTCCTGAAGAGTCTGCTGAGAAAACTGAAAAAGAAGCCTCTTCTGTGCGTCAATTGTTCATGGACAAATTGGACGTTGACCAAGAGGTAGCAGACATCTTGATTGAAGAAGGTTTCAACACTTTGGAAGAAGTGGCTTATGTGCCATTGTCTGAAATGTTAGAGATTGATTCATTTGATGAAGATACTGTGAACGAGTTGCGTACCCGCGCTCGTGATTCTCTATTGACTATGGAGTTAGCTAAAGAAGAGCGGATTGGTGAAGTTTCCCAAGACTTGCGCTCTTTAGAAGGCATGACTACTGAGTTGATTGCAAAGCTTGCTGAGAATCAAGTCCACACCCGTGACGACCTTGCTGAACTGGCTGTTGATGAGCTGGTTGAGGCGACACAAATTGACGAAGAAACTGCGAAAACGCTCATCATGAAAGCGCGCGAACATTGGTTTACTTCATGA
- the infB gene encoding translation initiation factor IF-2: MATTTVKVLAKELKRTAADLLEQLKAAGIDKSSEDESITEKDKTVLLEHLQKAHGNAEAGARKKITLIKRENSEIRQADSAGRTRTVQVEVRKKRVLVKAGDKAPAVEEVAEKVTTPAAPAKPILSEEELEKRAAEATRQAELLARQEAEMKAAEEARQKEVAQPVVEKDAKGDEAPAAAEKKAQSDKAAKDLAASKEKELAEIRVRRAAAEAEALAIRDMMSAPARVLKAPSEIAAEEAKKGTLHKPAKAEGADDKKKSPAKVGGKTIKSSETSSTWQEEGAKKPGGLKTRGDSSGGVGGWRSGGGRKKQRQIAEANVDTNFQVPTEPVVRDVHVPETITVAELAHAMAVKSAEVIKLLMGMGQMVTINQVLDQDTAMIIVEEMGHKAHAAKLDDPDLDLGTDGHDAELLPRPPVVTVMGHVDHGKTSLLDKIRAAKVATGEAGGITQHIGAYHVETPRGMITFLDTPGHEAFTAMRARGAKATDIVILVVAADDGVMPQTKEAIHHAVAGGVPLVVAINKIDKPEANSERVKTELVAEQVVPEEYGGDVPFIPVSAKTGEGIDALLENVLLQAEILELKAAKDAPAQGLVIEARLDKGKGPVATILVQSGTLKRGDMLLAGSTFGRVRAMMDENGKPCNEAGPSIPVEIQGLAEVPAAGESVQVVPDERKAREIALFRQGKFRDVKLAKQQAFKLETMMENMEEGAIEAKLLPLIIKADVQGSQEALAQSLMKLSTPEVKVQIVHAAVGGITETDVNLAVASKAVIIGFNSRADAAARKLAENNGVDIRYHNIIYDAVDEVKLALSGMLTPDKKEEITGMVEIRQVFLVSKVGAIAGCLVVDGVVKRTSSVRLLRDNVVVWTGELDSLKRFKDDAKEVRAGVECGLSLKGYNDIKEGDQLEVFEVTEVARSL; this comes from the coding sequence ATGGCAACAACAACAGTAAAAGTACTCGCCAAGGAACTGAAACGAACCGCGGCTGACCTCTTGGAGCAATTGAAGGCAGCTGGTATCGATAAAAGTTCTGAGGACGAGAGCATCACCGAGAAGGACAAAACAGTCCTGCTCGAGCATTTGCAAAAAGCACACGGCAATGCTGAAGCTGGCGCTCGTAAAAAAATCACCTTAATTAAGCGTGAGAATTCTGAGATTCGTCAGGCAGACTCTGCAGGGCGTACGCGCACTGTTCAAGTTGAGGTTCGTAAAAAGCGCGTGTTGGTCAAGGCGGGAGATAAAGCACCTGCAGTTGAAGAGGTAGCAGAAAAAGTAACTACCCCCGCAGCACCAGCAAAGCCAATTCTTTCTGAGGAAGAATTAGAGAAGCGCGCAGCTGAAGCAACCCGTCAAGCTGAGTTATTGGCTCGTCAAGAAGCAGAAATGAAGGCGGCAGAAGAAGCGCGTCAAAAAGAAGTAGCCCAACCTGTTGTTGAAAAAGATGCCAAGGGTGATGAAGCTCCAGCTGCGGCTGAGAAAAAAGCCCAAAGCGATAAGGCGGCTAAAGATTTAGCCGCTAGCAAAGAAAAAGAATTAGCAGAAATTCGAGTGCGTCGTGCTGCTGCTGAAGCTGAGGCTTTGGCTATTCGCGACATGATGAGTGCCCCAGCGCGTGTACTCAAGGCACCAAGTGAAATTGCTGCTGAAGAAGCGAAAAAAGGTACTCTCCACAAGCCTGCTAAAGCAGAGGGTGCAGATGATAAGAAAAAATCTCCAGCGAAAGTTGGCGGTAAAACCATTAAATCTTCTGAGACATCTTCTACTTGGCAAGAAGAGGGCGCCAAGAAACCGGGCGGCCTGAAAACTCGCGGTGATTCATCTGGTGGTGTTGGTGGTTGGCGCTCAGGCGGCGGTCGCAAGAAGCAGCGCCAAATTGCTGAAGCGAACGTCGACACCAATTTCCAGGTGCCTACTGAGCCAGTCGTGCGTGATGTACATGTTCCAGAAACCATTACCGTTGCAGAGTTAGCTCATGCAATGGCAGTGAAGAGTGCGGAAGTGATTAAGTTATTAATGGGTATGGGTCAGATGGTTACCATCAACCAAGTACTCGATCAAGATACCGCCATGATCATTGTGGAGGAGATGGGTCATAAGGCTCATGCAGCGAAATTAGATGATCCTGATTTAGATCTTGGTACAGATGGGCATGATGCAGAACTATTGCCACGTCCTCCAGTGGTCACAGTAATGGGTCACGTTGACCACGGTAAAACTTCTTTGCTCGATAAGATTCGTGCGGCAAAAGTAGCCACTGGTGAAGCGGGTGGTATTACCCAGCACATTGGCGCATACCATGTGGAAACACCACGCGGCATGATTACTTTCTTGGATACCCCGGGTCACGAAGCCTTTACGGCGATGCGTGCTCGTGGTGCCAAGGCAACCGATATTGTGATCTTGGTGGTGGCGGCAGATGACGGCGTGATGCCGCAAACCAAAGAAGCGATTCACCATGCAGTTGCTGGTGGCGTTCCCTTGGTTGTGGCGATCAACAAAATTGATAAACCAGAAGCCAATTCTGAGCGCGTTAAAACCGAATTGGTAGCAGAGCAGGTTGTTCCTGAGGAATACGGTGGCGATGTGCCATTTATTCCCGTGTCTGCAAAAACAGGCGAAGGTATTGATGCTTTATTAGAGAACGTGCTCTTGCAAGCAGAGATTTTGGAGCTCAAAGCTGCTAAAGATGCTCCAGCACAAGGTCTCGTGATTGAAGCGCGTTTGGACAAAGGTAAGGGGCCAGTGGCCACTATCTTGGTTCAATCTGGCACGCTCAAACGTGGCGACATGCTCTTGGCTGGTTCTACCTTCGGTCGTGTACGCGCAATGATGGATGAAAACGGTAAGCCTTGTAATGAGGCTGGCCCATCTATCCCGGTGGAGATTCAAGGTTTAGCGGAAGTGCCTGCTGCTGGTGAGTCTGTTCAAGTGGTTCCTGATGAGCGTAAAGCCCGTGAGATTGCACTCTTCCGTCAAGGTAAGTTCCGCGATGTGAAGTTGGCTAAGCAACAAGCATTCAAGCTCGAAACCATGATGGAAAACATGGAAGAGGGTGCAATTGAAGCGAAACTCTTGCCATTAATCATCAAGGCAGACGTTCAGGGTTCCCAAGAAGCTTTGGCTCAATCCTTAATGAAGCTCTCTACACCAGAGGTGAAGGTGCAAATCGTTCACGCTGCTGTGGGTGGCATTACCGAAACCGACGTGAACTTGGCGGTAGCCTCTAAAGCAGTCATCATCGGCTTTAATTCTCGTGCAGATGCAGCAGCTCGCAAGTTGGCAGAGAACAATGGCGTAGATATTCGTTATCACAACATTATTTATGACGCGGTGGATGAAGTGAAATTGGCTTTGAGCGGCATGTTGACACCAGACAAGAAAGAGGAAATCACCGGTATGGTTGAAATCCGTCAAGTCTTCTTGGTCTCTAAAGTCGGCGCTATTGCAGGTTGCTTGGTGGTGGATGGTGTGGTTAAACGCACATCAAGCGTTCGCCTCCTGCGTGACAACGTGGTGGTTTGGACTGGTGAACTTGATTCACTGAAGCGCTTTAAGGATGATGCCAAAGAAGTTCGCGCCGGTGTTGAATGTGGTCTGTCATTAAAAGGCTATAACGACATTAAAGAGGGCGATCAGCTTGAGGTATTTGAAGTCACTGAAGTAGCTCGTTCACTCTAA
- a CDS encoding C40 family peptidase, with protein sequence MSLKKALLPKLLVLALGLGFAWSTYAVDAPVETSAETAVPKESMFQAGRSYLSRVSDRLVDTVSGKSEELINRAMEVIGVRYRWDSELPQSGLDGSSFVGYVFKDKLGFLLPRKSTQMSRVGKPINRDELQPGDLVFFNTMRLTFSHVGIYVGDNKFIHSPSKGTAVRVDDLGSLYWDKRFDGARRLDGSDNLNDAERQELLNEVKNLKRKSPSL encoded by the coding sequence ATGTCATTGAAAAAAGCGCTCCTGCCAAAGCTCTTGGTTCTCGCCTTGGGCTTGGGCTTTGCTTGGTCAACTTATGCTGTTGATGCTCCGGTTGAGACTTCAGCTGAGACAGCTGTACCTAAAGAAAGTATGTTTCAGGCGGGCCGCTCTTATTTATCTCGAGTATCAGATCGTTTGGTTGATACCGTCTCCGGAAAATCTGAAGAACTTATTAATCGCGCAATGGAAGTCATTGGCGTGCGTTATCGCTGGGATTCTGAATTGCCACAATCAGGATTGGATGGCAGTAGCTTTGTCGGTTACGTCTTTAAAGACAAATTAGGATTTTTATTACCTCGCAAATCGACTCAGATGAGCAGAGTTGGTAAGCCGATCAATCGTGATGAGTTGCAGCCAGGTGATCTCGTATTTTTTAACACCATGCGACTCACCTTTTCGCACGTGGGTATTTATGTCGGTGACAATAAATTTATTCACTCTCCATCCAAAGGCACTGCAGTTCGTGTCGATGATCTTGGTAGTCTTTATTGGGATAAACGTTTTGATGGTGCTCGCCGTCTAGATGGTAGCGACAATCTGAATGACGCTGAACGTCAAGAGCTCCTCAATGAAGTGAAGAACTTAAAGCGCAAGTCTCCAAGCCTCTAA
- a CDS encoding ABC transporter ATP-binding protein codes for MSLLKYEDLCISFGSGRREKFAVNHLDLEIGIGERVALVGESGSGKTLTALAPLRLEPEGAKVSGKILWNQGEGKGTVDLLSLPIEEIRQIRGREIAMVFQEPMTALNPLFTVGNQIIEAVQIDQPLISKAQCVDAAIDLLRKTGIPEPERRFHAYPHQLSGGQRQRAMIAMALACKPRLLIADEPTTALDVSLRLQILELLKDLQEESKDHGGMGILLITHDLNLVKHFAQRVAVLHQGNLMESGPTKQVFSHPSDPYTKALVNSAPVRDLAPLMPLAPVLLKTEELSVAYPSSETVSWFKKAPAHKVLKKVSFELKQGQTIGVIGESGSGKTTLGMAVLGLLGDSSAEVSGDVDVLGSDWQKLKPAERRAMRASLQVIFQDPFGSLSPRMNVMQIVAEGLDAHFPNLTAAERETRVLDMLKEVGLDRTALTRYPHEFSGGQRQRIAIARALILRPQILVLDEPTSALDVSIQKQVLALLTELQKKYNLAYLMISHDLAVIRAMSHQVMVLKGGKVVEFGDTETLIAHPRQTYTKELFAAAELT; via the coding sequence ATGAGCTTGCTCAAGTATGAAGACCTCTGCATCTCTTTTGGATCAGGGCGTCGTGAAAAATTTGCAGTCAATCATTTGGATTTAGAGATTGGTATTGGAGAGCGGGTAGCGCTGGTTGGTGAATCTGGCTCCGGAAAAACACTTACTGCTTTAGCTCCACTTCGCCTTGAGCCTGAGGGTGCGAAAGTTTCTGGCAAGATTCTGTGGAACCAGGGTGAGGGTAAGGGAACGGTAGATCTTTTGTCACTGCCGATTGAAGAGATACGCCAGATTCGGGGTCGAGAAATTGCCATGGTCTTTCAGGAGCCGATGACTGCGCTCAATCCCTTATTTACAGTAGGCAATCAAATTATCGAAGCAGTACAAATCGATCAGCCTCTGATTTCTAAAGCACAGTGCGTTGATGCTGCCATTGATTTGCTGAGGAAGACCGGCATCCCCGAGCCAGAGCGTCGCTTTCATGCCTATCCGCATCAACTCTCCGGCGGTCAACGGCAGCGTGCCATGATTGCGATGGCTTTAGCGTGCAAGCCGCGCCTCTTGATTGCAGATGAGCCAACTACCGCATTAGATGTCAGCTTGCGTTTGCAGATTTTGGAATTGCTGAAAGATCTTCAAGAAGAATCTAAGGATCATGGCGGTATGGGGATCTTGCTCATTACACATGATCTCAATTTGGTGAAACACTTTGCGCAGCGTGTTGCAGTTCTCCATCAAGGTAACCTGATGGAATCTGGCCCAACCAAGCAGGTGTTTAGTCATCCAAGCGATCCCTATACCAAAGCATTGGTCAATAGTGCTCCCGTGCGTGATCTTGCACCCTTGATGCCTTTAGCCCCCGTTTTACTTAAGACCGAAGAACTTTCGGTTGCATACCCCAGCTCTGAAACGGTTTCTTGGTTCAAAAAAGCACCGGCCCATAAAGTATTGAAGAAGGTGAGCTTTGAGTTAAAGCAAGGTCAAACCATTGGCGTCATTGGTGAGTCTGGCTCTGGTAAGACTACTCTTGGTATGGCGGTGCTCGGTTTGCTGGGTGATTCCTCTGCAGAAGTTTCTGGAGATGTGGATGTGTTGGGTAGTGATTGGCAAAAACTCAAACCTGCAGAACGACGTGCTATGCGTGCGAGTTTGCAAGTGATCTTTCAGGATCCCTTTGGATCATTGTCACCGCGCATGAATGTGATGCAGATTGTGGCTGAGGGATTAGATGCGCACTTCCCAAATCTCACAGCAGCTGAACGTGAAACTCGTGTGCTCGATATGTTGAAAGAAGTGGGTCTTGACCGCACTGCGCTTACGCGTTATCCCCATGAATTTTCTGGTGGACAAAGACAGCGTATTGCCATTGCCAGAGCGCTGATCTTGCGCCCCCAAATTTTGGTTTTAGATGAACCTACCTCAGCTTTGGATGTATCTATACAAAAGCAGGTACTAGCGCTTCTGACTGAACTCCAAAAGAAGTACAACTTAGCGTATTTGATGATTAGCCATGACTTGGCAGTCATCAGAGCCATGTCACATCAGGTGATGGTCCTTAAGGGCGGCAAAGTGGTGGAGTTTGGGGATACAGAGACCCTGATTGCGCACCCGCGCCAGACCTATACCAAAGAGCTTTTTGCTGCAGCTGAGTTGACTTAA
- the scpB gene encoding SMC-Scp complex subunit ScpB, translating into MDDHNKRVIETALLCAQEPLTVADLSRLFVEDITTADIDEALVELQRAWDDKGMELAHIATGWRFQSRLSMREYLDRLTPEKPPKYSRAVMETLAIIAYRQPVTRGEIEEIRGVAVSSNVMKQLEDRGWVEVIGHKETIGRPGLYATTKQFLDDLSLTNLQSLPILEDAAPMAAAEQLGQAIIEFDPDATVETVVIDEAIAEVSTQDAVEEVTPESESSDETKNN; encoded by the coding sequence ATGGACGATCACAACAAGCGCGTTATTGAAACAGCCCTCCTGTGCGCACAGGAACCCCTCACTGTCGCTGATTTATCACGCTTGTTTGTGGAAGACATCACAACTGCAGATATTGACGAAGCTTTGGTGGAGTTACAGCGTGCCTGGGACGATAAGGGCATGGAGCTAGCCCACATTGCTACTGGTTGGCGTTTTCAGAGTCGTTTATCGATGCGCGAGTACCTTGATCGTTTAACGCCAGAGAAGCCACCGAAGTATTCCCGTGCGGTGATGGAAACTTTAGCCATCATTGCCTACCGCCAGCCGGTGACACGCGGAGAGATTGAAGAGATTCGCGGAGTGGCTGTTAGTAGCAACGTGATGAAGCAGTTAGAAGATCGTGGTTGGGTTGAAGTGATTGGTCATAAAGAGACCATCGGTCGCCCAGGTTTATACGCCACCACCAAACAATTTTTAGATGACTTAAGTTTGACGAATTTACAGAGCTTGCCAATCTTAGAAGACGCTGCGCCTATGGCTGCAGCGGAGCAGTTGGGTCAAGCCATTATTGAATTTGATCCCGATGCTACTGTAGAGACTGTGGTGATCGATGAAGCGATTGCCGAAGTTTCAACCCAAGATGCTGTAGAAGAAGTTACTCCCGAGTCTGAATCTTCAGACGAAACAAAAAATAATTAA
- a CDS encoding patatin-like phospholipase family protein has product MIGSKKPVIGLALGAGAARGFAHIGVIKALEAQGIRPDIVVGSSAGSVIAALLASGATGNELNRLALNLDEATIADWGLPFVGRFGGLIKGDALQNMVNREVQNKTIEQMRIPLGIVATELQSGKGVLFRTGNTGQAVRASCSVPGVFQPTVIGGKEYVDGGLVAPVPVSYARQMGATLVIAVNISSEPVHQDASGTFGVLQQTISIMQRSINQYELKSADIAITPQLRQMSSGDFKSRNAAILAGEAAAQEQMALIKEKLKG; this is encoded by the coding sequence ATGATTGGCAGCAAAAAGCCTGTTATTGGTTTGGCATTAGGCGCTGGAGCTGCCCGAGGTTTTGCTCATATTGGCGTCATTAAAGCCCTCGAAGCTCAGGGCATTCGTCCCGATATTGTGGTTGGCAGTAGCGCAGGTAGCGTCATTGCCGCCCTCCTTGCCTCTGGTGCAACAGGCAATGAACTGAATCGCCTAGCACTCAATTTAGATGAAGCCACCATAGCCGATTGGGGTCTGCCATTTGTGGGGCGCTTTGGTGGCCTCATTAAAGGTGATGCCTTACAAAACATGGTCAATCGGGAAGTGCAAAACAAAACCATAGAACAAATGCGTATTCCGCTGGGCATTGTGGCAACCGAATTGCAATCTGGCAAAGGTGTTTTATTTAGGACTGGCAATACGGGTCAAGCAGTCCGCGCATCGTGCAGCGTACCTGGTGTATTTCAACCCACCGTGATTGGCGGCAAAGAATATGTCGATGGGGGATTGGTCGCACCCGTACCGGTAAGTTATGCCAGACAGATGGGCGCCACTCTCGTGATCGCGGTGAATATTTCGTCGGAACCCGTGCATCAAGATGCTAGCGGTACATTTGGGGTGCTGCAACAAACCATCTCCATCATGCAACGCAGTATTAATCAGTATGAATTAAAAAGTGCGGATATTGCCATTACTCCACAACTAAGACAAATGAGTAGTGGCGACTTTAAATCCAGAAATGCGGCAATCCTGGCTGGCGAAGCCGCAGCACAAGAACAAATGGCATTGATTAAGGAAAAGCTGAAGGGGTAA
- the rimP gene encoding ribosome maturation factor RimP, with the protein MKDQQVISAELENLGYTLVDIEREAGGLLRVTIENPDYERLITVLDCEKVSHQLSYTLPVENIPYERLEISSPGLDRPVKSAADFERFAGMEVDLKLRVAVGNRKNFRGVLQGLLTGELNSPDAKFGLVFEGADGQPSQLEFSIAEVDKTRLVPVIDFKGRKS; encoded by the coding sequence GTGAAAGATCAGCAGGTCATTTCTGCAGAGCTGGAAAACTTGGGTTACACGCTAGTAGATATCGAGCGTGAAGCCGGAGGATTGCTGCGCGTCACGATTGAAAACCCCGATTACGAGCGCTTGATTACGGTGCTTGACTGCGAGAAGGTGAGCCATCAATTGAGCTACACCTTGCCGGTTGAGAACATCCCTTACGAGCGCTTAGAGATTTCTTCACCAGGCTTAGATCGCCCTGTGAAGAGTGCAGCAGACTTTGAACGTTTTGCTGGAATGGAAGTGGATTTAAAACTACGTGTTGCCGTTGGTAACCGTAAGAATTTTCGTGGTGTGTTGCAAGGTTTGCTGACTGGTGAATTGAATTCACCTGATGCGAAATTTGGTTTGGTGTTCGAGGGTGCTGATGGTCAGCCCTCTCAATTGGAGTTCTCTATAGCCGAGGTCGATAAGACTCGGTTGGTCCCTGTTATTGATTTCAAAGGAAGAAAGTCATGA
- the rluB gene encoding 23S rRNA pseudouridine(2605) synthase RluB, whose protein sequence is MTSSNDNDSSPAIPSAATPSHSEAAPSHGEGQASEGREAGERGERSQRNPRRQGTGKHPFNKKRPFNKDRPRREGGDNHGPREGGNHSAAKLAPNAADSEALFASVVSGEFDAALDAPEIEEVKNPDGFNEHEISHQTGAERRAQRAQRSREDEDPDAPTEEEVSSLQFANVDELPLSLRDEVWSDLDGLDDDADDEDTVKLHKVLADAGMGSRRDMEDLIIQGRVSVNGLPAHIGQRIGPTDQVRINGKQVHRKIQTKPPRVILYHKPAGEIVSQSDPEGRPTVFDRLPKPRQGRWIAVGRLDFNTEGLLLFTTSGELANRLMHPRYGVEREYAVRILGELSQDNTAQLKSGIQLDDGQAKFLRLAMGGGDGANRWYHVALTEGRNREVRRMFEAVGHTVSRLIRTRYGIFLLPPRLRRGKWEEIEAGGIYNLMKSAGLKMPQPQDKGRNPNAGGQSRNPEGADFQPDPMQTSVSYWGSRDALTLASGHNGMTHQGRGGKPGGGGSAEGRGPFRGRTQGGRPGQGGGQGGQGSQGGQGRNKGKKVHHGQSAFVTGSPQTPGNGPKRGAPKGRKPFNKGPRKPRNPGESF, encoded by the coding sequence ATGACAAGTTCTAACGACAACGATTCATCCCCGGCAATACCTTCAGCGGCAACACCATCCCATTCTGAGGCTGCTCCATCGCATGGAGAGGGCCAAGCGTCTGAGGGTCGTGAGGCAGGGGAGAGGGGCGAGCGCAGTCAGCGTAACCCACGTCGTCAAGGGACTGGCAAGCATCCTTTTAATAAGAAGCGCCCATTTAACAAGGACCGCCCACGAAGAGAGGGTGGTGATAACCATGGGCCACGCGAAGGTGGCAACCATTCTGCCGCCAAGCTAGCGCCCAATGCAGCCGATAGCGAAGCCTTATTTGCTTCAGTAGTTTCAGGTGAATTTGATGCCGCACTCGATGCTCCGGAAATTGAGGAAGTTAAAAATCCGGATGGCTTTAATGAGCATGAAATCTCCCATCAAACTGGTGCAGAGCGACGTGCACAGCGCGCACAACGTTCCCGTGAAGATGAGGATCCTGATGCACCAACTGAAGAAGAAGTTAGTAGCTTGCAATTTGCCAATGTGGATGAGTTACCACTGAGTTTGCGCGATGAAGTCTGGTCCGATCTCGATGGCTTAGATGACGATGCCGATGATGAGGATACCGTTAAGCTGCATAAGGTATTAGCAGATGCTGGCATGGGTTCCCGTCGCGATATGGAAGATCTGATTATTCAGGGGCGCGTATCAGTCAATGGATTGCCAGCACATATTGGGCAGCGTATTGGTCCAACAGATCAAGTACGTATTAATGGCAAGCAGGTCCATCGCAAGATTCAGACCAAGCCACCACGCGTGATTTTGTATCACAAGCCAGCTGGCGAAATCGTGAGCCAATCAGATCCCGAAGGTCGTCCAACCGTATTTGATCGTTTGCCTAAACCACGGCAGGGTCGTTGGATCGCGGTGGGTCGCTTGGACTTTAATACTGAAGGACTCTTGTTGTTTACCACCTCTGGTGAGTTAGCAAATCGTTTAATGCATCCACGCTACGGTGTTGAGCGTGAGTACGCAGTGCGTATCTTAGGTGAGTTGAGTCAAGACAATACGGCGCAACTCAAAAGCGGTATTCAGTTAGATGATGGTCAAGCCAAATTCTTACGTCTGGCAATGGGTGGTGGTGATGGCGCCAACCGCTGGTATCACGTTGCCTTAACCGAAGGTCGTAATCGTGAAGTGCGTCGCATGTTTGAAGCAGTTGGTCATACGGTATCTCGCTTAATCCGAACACGATATGGCATTTTCTTATTGCCTCCGCGCTTAAGACGTGGCAAGTGGGAAGAGATTGAAGCTGGCGGTATCTATAACCTGATGAAGTCGGCAGGACTAAAAATGCCACAGCCGCAAGATAAAGGCCGTAACCCGAATGCTGGTGGACAAAGTCGCAATCCAGAAGGTGCTGATTTCCAGCCTGATCCCATGCAAACCTCAGTGTCATACTGGGGCTCACGCGATGCCTTAACGCTGGCGAGTGGCCATAACGGCATGACTCACCAAGGTAGAGGTGGAAAGCCTGGCGGTGGCGGGTCTGCTGAAGGTCGTGGTCCATTCCGTGGTCGTACTCAAGGCGGTCGCCCTGGACAGGGTGGCGGTCAAGGCGGGCAAGGTAGTCAAGGCGGTCAAGGCCGTAACAAAGGTAAAAAAGTCCATCATGGGCAGTCTGCTTTTGTGACGGGAAGCCCTCAAACCCCAGGAAATGGCCCAAAACGGGGCGCTCCAAAAGGACGCAAACCCTTCAATAAGGGCCCCAGAAAACCCCGCAATCCTGGCGAAAGCTTCTGA